Part of the Roseomonas sp. OT10 genome, AAGTGACCCCCGGCGGAACCCTGGAGCGGCGCGCGGTCGTCTCCGACCTGTTGCAGGATCGCGGCGACCTGCTCGTCGTCACCGGCCTCGGCTCGCCCTCCTACGACGTGATGGCGGCGGGCGACCACGACCTCAACTACTACCTCTGGGCCGCGATGGGCAGCGCCATGACGGTGGGCCTCGGCCTCGCCACGGCACAACCCGACCGCCCGGTGATGGTCGTCACCGGCGACGGCGAGGCGCTGATGGGCTTCGGCGCGCTGGCCACCATCGCGCTGCGCAAGCCGCGCAACCTCTCCATCGTCATCCTCGACAACGGCCATTTCGGCGAGACGGGAATGCAGCCGAGCCATGCCGGCCAGGGCATCGAGTTCACCCGCGTCGCCCAGGCCTGCGGCTTCCCGGTGGTCGACCTCGTCACCGAGCGCCAGGGCGTGGAGCCGCTGCGCCGTCGCGTGCACGCGAAGGAGAGCCTGAACCTCGCCGTGGTGAAGATCGCCGCGGTCAACCTGCCCCGCGCCCTGCCGCCGCGCGACGGCGTCTACGTCAAGAACCGCTTCCGGATGGCGCTCGGCCACCAGCCGGCGTGACGCCGCCCGGGCCGGGGCCCGCCGCGACGGGCAGGCCCCGGCCCCAGCACACGAGAAGGGGAGGTCAGGAATGGGCGACATCCGGCGCTACCGCAACACGGTGGACGGCGAGCCGCGCGAGGGCAGCGGAGGCGACTGGATCGCGTCGCAGAACCCTTTCACCGGCGAGACCTGGGCGGAGATTCCGCGCTGCACCGCCCGGGACGCGGCGGAGGCGGTGGAGGCCGCGCATCGCGCCTTCCACCAGGGCGCCTGGCCGGCCCTGACGGCCACGGCGCGCGGCAAGCTGCTGCGCCGCCTGGGCGATCTGATCCTGCGCGACGCGGAGACGCTGGCGCGGATCGAGGTGCGGGACAACGGCAAGCTCTTCGCCGAGATGCACGGGCAGCTCCGCTACATCCCGGAATGGTTCCACTACTACGGCGGGCTGGCGGACAAGATCGAGGGCGGCGTGCTGCCGCTCGACAAGGCGGAGATGTTCGCCTTCACGAAGCACGAGCCGCTGGGCGTCGTCGTCGCCATCACGCCCTGGAACTCGCCGTTGCTGCTGCTGGCCTGGAAGCTGGCGCCGGCCCTGGCCGCGGGCTGCACCGTGGTCATCAAGCCCTCCGAATTCACCTCCTGCTCGACCCTGGCGCTGATGGCGCTGATCGAGGAGGCGGGCTTCCCGCCCGGCGTGGTGAACACCGTCACCGGCTATGGCGCGGAGATCGGCACGGCGCTGACCGAGCATCCGCTGGTGGCCAAGGTCGCCTTCACCGGCGGCGACGCCACGGGGGCCGCCGTCTACGGCTCCGCCGCGAAGGGGCTGAAGCACGTCACGCTGGAGCTGGGCGGCAAGTCGCCCAACATCATCTTCGACGACGCGCGGATCGAGGATGCGGTGAAGGGCGCCATCTCCGGCATCTTCGCCGCCTCCGGCCAGACCTGCATCGCCGGCTCGCGCCTGCTGGTGCAGCGCTCCGTCTATGAGGAGGTGGCGAACCGCGTCGCCGCCTTCGCCGGCACCGCGCGGCTGGGCGACCCGATGGAGCTGGAGACCCAGGTCGGCCCCATCACCACCCTGCCGCAGCGCGAGAAGGTGCTGTCCTACATCGACATCGCCCGGAGCGAGGGCGCGCGCTGCCTGCTCGGCGGCGGCACGCCGGAAGCGCCCGGGCTGGCCCGGGGCTGGTTCGTGGAGCCCACCATCTTCGCCGACGTGACCAACACGATGCGCATCGCGCGAGAAGAGGTGTTCGGCCCGGTGCTGTCGATCATCCCCTTCGAGGATGAGGCGCATGCGGTGGAGATCGCCAACGACACGATCTACGGCCTGGCCGCTGGCGTCTGGACCGGCAGCACGCGGCGCGCCTTCCTGATGGCCGACCGGCTGCAGGCCGGCACCGTCTGGGTCAACACCTACCGCGCCGTCAGCTTCATGGCGCCCTTCGGCGGCTACAAGCGCAGCGGCATCGGGCGGGAAAGCGGCCAGGACGCGATCTACGAATATCTCCAGACCAAGACGGTGTGGATGAACCTCGCCGAGGGCGTCCCGAATCCCTTCGTGCTACGCTGACAGGAATTAAGGCCAACGCGCCGGGGGGAGGACAGGTGGGTTCCAGCAAGATCGTGGCGCGTTTCGACCTCTGGTACCATCCGGCCATGGCGGAGCGCTTCGCCGCCGAGCCGGGGCTGGAACTCCTGACCCTGCCCCTGGCGGGCGAAGACCCGCTCGCGCAGCTCTCCAGGGCGCATGCCTACCAGATCTCCTCCGCCAAGGACGAGCTGCCGCGCCGCTGGTTCGCGGATGCGGCGCTGCTGCGGGACTGCCCGCGGCTGCTCTGCGTCTCCACCAACGGCGCCGGCTACGACACGGTGGACGTGCCCGCCTGCACCGGGGCCGGGGTGCTGGTGGTCAACCAAGCG contains:
- a CDS encoding aldehyde dehydrogenase codes for the protein MGDIRRYRNTVDGEPREGSGGDWIASQNPFTGETWAEIPRCTARDAAEAVEAAHRAFHQGAWPALTATARGKLLRRLGDLILRDAETLARIEVRDNGKLFAEMHGQLRYIPEWFHYYGGLADKIEGGVLPLDKAEMFAFTKHEPLGVVVAITPWNSPLLLLAWKLAPALAAGCTVVIKPSEFTSCSTLALMALIEEAGFPPGVVNTVTGYGAEIGTALTEHPLVAKVAFTGGDATGAAVYGSAAKGLKHVTLELGGKSPNIIFDDARIEDAVKGAISGIFAASGQTCIAGSRLLVQRSVYEEVANRVAAFAGTARLGDPMELETQVGPITTLPQREKVLSYIDIARSEGARCLLGGGTPEAPGLARGWFVEPTIFADVTNTMRIAREEVFGPVLSIIPFEDEAHAVEIANDTIYGLAAGVWTGSTRRAFLMADRLQAGTVWVNTYRAVSFMAPFGGYKRSGIGRESGQDAIYEYLQTKTVWMNLAEGVPNPFVLR
- a CDS encoding thiamine pyrophosphate-dependent enzyme, producing the protein MTPGGTLERRAVVSDLLQDRGDLLVVTGLGSPSYDVMAAGDHDLNYYLWAAMGSAMTVGLGLATAQPDRPVMVVTGDGEALMGFGALATIALRKPRNLSIVILDNGHFGETGMQPSHAGQGIEFTRVAQACGFPVVDLVTERQGVEPLRRRVHAKESLNLAVVKIAAVNLPRALPPRDGVYVKNRFRMALGHQPA